The following is a genomic window from Psychrobacter immobilis.
CGCTATACATCTCACTGTCACGACCATGACCGCTAGTATGCGTGCGTAGATAGTCGTTGATATCGCTACTGTCGACGACTTGCTTGTGACCATCGTCATCTAAATATTTAAAAATCTGATAACCAGGTAGCTCAGAACATGCCTGCACAATCTCAATCAAACGCTCATCTTGCAATTCAATATGATGCTCTTTGGCGCTCTTACCGACGAAATCAAACGCCAGTCCATTATCAGTTTCGCTCACGTGCTTACTGCGTAGAGTACTCAAACCATAGCTCTTATTGAGCTTGGCATAGCGGCTGTTACCGATACGAATCAAGGTCGTTTCTAATAGTTTGACCACTGCTGATAAGACATTTTCACGGGATAATGATTTAGCTTTCAAGTCTTTTTCGACTTGCTCACGCAGATTCGGCAATGCTCTAGCGAAGCCTATCATGGCATCGAATTTGGCTTGGTCACGTACGCGATCCCACTCAGGGTGATACAGATACTGCTTTCGTGCTTTGTCATCGCGCCCCGTCGATTGCAAGTGCCCTTTATCATCTTGGCATATCCAAACCTCTGACCACATCGGTGGTATCACTAGCGCATCAAAACGCTGTCGCAAGGCTTTGTCTTTGACCGTTTTGCCTGTGGCATCTTTGTAAGTAAACCCGCGCCCCCAACGCCTACGCGTAAACCCAAGCTCATCATTACTGACATAGCGCAGATTAGCAAGGCGAGCGAGTTTTTCATAATCATGGCGTATGTCTTGCGTGGTTGTTTGGTCATTTAGCGTCGCCATAATACATACTCGATTGATAAAATAGTCGTTTTAGCATAATGAATTGTGATGGTTTTTGCTGTTTACTTGCCACGAGCAAAGTGTAATCGATGTGTAAAAAAACACGCTTAAAAGGGTTCTAAATAATGAGCTTTTAAGCCATAATTCGATAACAATCACACTTTAATTTAAATAAAATACAATGAAAAATACCTCTATAAAGATAGCAGCATTATCTAAAGCCGATTACGATGTTTGGCTCAACTTATGGCAAAGCTACCTGACGTTTTATGACACTCAACTGCCATCAAGTACCACCCAAAACACGTGGCACAGTTTGCTCGATAGTAACGTGCCGATTTATGGTTTTGGTGCTTGGCAGGACGATAAGTTAGTAGGTATCACCCATGTGGTGCTACACCCCAATACTTGGAATACCACTGAGTGTTGTTATTTAGAAGATTTATACGTCAATGAACAGGTACGCGGACAAGGCGTAGGACGAGTATTGATTGAAAAGGTGTATGAGTTCGCTCATAGTAAAAACTGCAACCGTGTGTATTGGACGACACAAGAGGGCAACACCACGGCGCGCAAACTCTATGACGCCATCGCCACTCAAACAGACATGGTGCAGTATCGTAAGAACTTATAATGGTTGTCCAATACTTTATGACTCAAATTTATCTCAAAATGCAATCATAAAAAAACGCCAAGCGTTAAACACTTGGCGTTAATCTGTTGATTACTACTCTAAAAATGCTTATTTACCATAAACACATAAATAAGCCGTTTCTACTGCCACTTTTACTTGAAACTTCTGATTGGCTTCAACGGTAAATTGCTCACCCGCATTAAAGGTTTGCCACTCATCACTCTCTGGT
Proteins encoded in this region:
- a CDS encoding GNAT family N-acetyltransferase, which produces MKNTSIKIAALSKADYDVWLNLWQSYLTFYDTQLPSSTTQNTWHSLLDSNVPIYGFGAWQDDKLVGITHVVLHPNTWNTTECCYLEDLYVNEQVRGQGVGRVLIEKVYEFAHSKNCNRVYWTTQEGNTTARKLYDAIATQTDMVQYRKNL
- a CDS encoding DNA topoisomerase IB, producing the protein MATLNDQTTTQDIRHDYEKLARLANLRYVSNDELGFTRRRWGRGFTYKDATGKTVKDKALRQRFDALVIPPMWSEVWICQDDKGHLQSTGRDDKARKQYLYHPEWDRVRDQAKFDAMIGFARALPNLREQVEKDLKAKSLSRENVLSAVVKLLETTLIRIGNSRYAKLNKSYGLSTLRSKHVSETDNGLAFDFVGKSAKEHHIELQDERLIEIVQACSELPGYQIFKYLDDDGHKQVVDSSDINDYLRTHTSGHGRDSEMYSGNLYSAKDFRTWMASVLAASYLHDELQSAQGKAILASEPDSKARQQLVTDMVKSVADELGNTPAVCRSSYINPIIIEHFLAGQFFEPYKQARRGRTKQHQSYEEKALLGFLSGC